Genomic DNA from Haloplanus sp. HW8-1:
CAGCGTGTTCGTTCCCGCCTCGGGTTCGGTGATGGCAACGGAGAAGATCCGGTCGCCCGCCGCGATGTCGGGCAGGTACGTCCGTTTTTGCGCCTCGGTTCCCGACTCCCGGAGCGCGATGGCAGCCATGCCGGCGGTGACGACGAGATACCAGGTGCCGGCCATCCCGCAGCCCTCGGCACACAGCGTCTCCATCGCCAGCCCCATCTCCTGGAGCCCCATGCCGGCGCCGTCGTACTCCTCCGGGATCAACAGGCCGTGAAACCCCGCCTCGCCGAGTTCGTCCCAGAAGTCGGCCGCGAACTCGCCCTGCTCTTCGCGCTCGCGCCAGTACTCGGGGCCGTACTCGGACGCGACGTCGCTGGCAGTCGAACGGATCAGCGCGTGTTCGGGTGACGTTTCGAACTCCATACCGATACTCCGTAGCGCGGGACCGTATAGTTGCGGCCGCCCTAACCGTCCACGATGGTCAGGGTCCCCGAGTCGGACACCTCCCCGTTCACGCCGACGGTGACGGAGTCGTCGCCTGCGTCCGGGTTCTCGACGGCCTCGTATTCGACGATGAGTGCGTCTCCGCCCTCGAGGTCGTGGTTTCCAGACAGTTCGATCGTGAGCGTGTTGCCGCCGTCGGAGACGATCACGCCGTCCCCGGGCGGGCAACACTCCACGTCGGCGGTCGCGTCGACTTCGACGCTGCCGTCGCGGTCCCCGTCGATCCCGACCATCTCGATTTCGGCCCGTTCGTCGACCGACGCCACGTCCGCCGACCCGTCGGGGTACTCGATGACGAGGCTGTTCAGGGAGTTGCCTGCGGCGTCCGATCCCGGTGCGATGGAGTAGTTCACCACGTGGGACGTGACCTCGTTTGCCTCGTCGTCGCGTGCCCAGACGAGTTCCGACCGGTAGGCATCTTCCGTGTCCTCCACCGTAGAGCCTCCCGTCAGATCCGCCACCAACTCGCGCTCGGTCCCGAAATCGGCCATCCCGACCGCGGCGGCGGCAAACATCGACGCCAGCAACAGGGTGAGGACAACGACAAGTACCGCGCCCACGAGCGGCGAGATGCCCCGTCGGTCCATTGGCGACGGTTCGCCCCGCAGCGACAACAAAGTCACGCGACGATTTTCAGAAGTGAAAATTGCGGTCGGTGGCCGCGTCTTTTGTGCCGGCCGGCCCCACGGAGCGTATGATCGATGCCGATGGGGGGTGACGACGACCGGTCCCGTTAGTCTTTAATCATCGGCCGTGTAAGCCCGCGCAATGACTGCGCAGGCGCTCCAGCAACGTGATCTCGCGGTCGTCATCGGGCTGGAGGTCCACGTTCAGCTCGAAACCGACACGAAGATCTTCTGCGGCTGTTCGACCGAGCCGGCCGACGACGAGGAGCCGAACACCCGGACCTGTCCGGTCTGTCTCGGGTTGCCCGGCGCGCTCCCCGTCCTCAACGAGGCGGCCGTCGAGGCCGCGGTGAAGGTGGGTAAGGCTCTCGACGCCGATATCGCCGCGGAGACTCGATTCCACCGGAAGAACTACTACTACCCCGACCTCCCCAAGAACTTCCAGATCACCCAGTACGACGCGCCCATCTGTGCCGACGGAACGCTCTCGGTGAGCGTCGAGGGCGACCGCCGGGAGATCGGGATCGGCCGCGCACACCTCGAGGAGGACCCCGGGAGCCTCCAGCACGAGGGCGGCAACATCGAGACGGCCGACTACACGCTGGTCGATTACAACCGTGCGGGGACGCCGCTGATGGAGATCGTCACGGACCCCGACTTTCGCGGCCCCGGCGAGGTCCGTGCCTTCCTCGCGAAACTGGAGGAAGTGCTGGAGTATCTCGGCGTCTTCGACGCCTCCCGTGACGGCAGCCTGCGGATCGACGCCAACATCTCGCTGGTCCCCGAAGACGAGATGGACGACGGCGACGCCGACGAGGCGACGCTCGCGGCTGCCAACCGCACCGAGGTGAAGAACATCTCCAGTCACAAGGGCGCCGAGCAGGCGTTGGCCTACGAGGTGACTCGACAGAAGAACGCGATCGAACGCGGTCGCGAGGTCGAACAGGAGACGCGCCACTGGGACGAGAGCCGCGGCATCACCGTCTCGATGCGCTCGAAGGAGGAGGAGAAGGATTACCGCTACTTCCGCGAGGCGGATCTCCCACCCCTGCAGGTCGCCGACTGGACGGAGCGCATCCCGATTCCGGAACTCCCGGACGCGCGCCGCGAGCGCTTCCGGGAGGCGTACGGCCTCGACGCCGAGTCGGCGTCGAAGCTCACCTCGACCAAGGAGGTCGCGGACTTCTTCGAGGACGTGGCCGACCGGTTCGACGCCGACCTCGCGGCGACGTGGGTGGCTGACGACCTGCTCGGCGAACTCAACTACCGCGACATGCGCATGACGGACGTCGAGGGACGACTCGACGAGTTCGCCCGCCTTATCGAACTCGTCGACGCCGACGAGATCACGGAGAAGAACGCCCGAGAGGTGGTCCTGCGGACGATGCTCGACGAGGGCCTCGATCCCGACGCGGTGGTCGACCGCGAGGGCCTCGGCAAGGCTGGCGACGACGCCGTCGCGACGGCCGTCGCCGAGGCCATCGAGGAGAACCCCGAAGCGGTCGAGGACTACCACGCCGGCGAGGGTGGCGCACTCAATTTCCTCGTCGGGCAGGTCATGAGCAAAACAGGGGGAAGCGCCGATCCCGGTACCGTCAACGGTCTGCTTCGCGATCGTCTCGACGACTGACGTCCCGGTTCGTCGGCGTACGTGTTTTCTACCTATACAGTTAAGACGTCTCACGTCTTCCAGTTCTGCGGAGTATCACATGGCAGACCCCGTCAACGACATCGTCAAGGAGATTCCGTTCGCCGAACTCGTCCGAAAGGCCGCGCTGGCGGTGGCCGACGGACAGACTGCGCTGGATCTCAACTCGGTACAGACCGCCCAGACGCTCGCGGACATGGAACTCGACGCTGGCGCCGTCATCCTCGGCATCGTCGAGGAGACGGACGCCGACGGCAACGTCACCAACGTCTCGACGCTGACGAACGACCAGCCTCTCTCCCTGCTGGCGTACGGCGTCACCCCGACCTTCTACGAGTTCAGCGAGACGGAGATCGACCTGAAATTCTGGGTGCGCTGGCACACCCGCAGCACCCACGTCGAGAGCGACTCGACGTTCTCGCGGGACCTGCGAACGAGCTACGAGAGTTCGCGCAAGAAGTACGGCGGTGGCGGCGGCGTCGGCCTCAACCTCGGCTTCTTCTCCATCGGGGGGAGCGGCGGCTACCAGAAACAGGAGGTCAAGGGCGAACGCGAGGTGGAACTCGACGTGCGCTCGCACACCGAGTACGACAGCAAGGTGTACGGGCTGGACGCGAGCGCGGCCTGCCGGCTGTCGACGACGCTCGTGCCCAAGCCCGCACCCGACCGCTCGGTGCCCGAAATCATCACGCGGCCGGCCGAGGGTGGGACGTCGTGAGCGGCTCGGCGACCGAACCGTGGGCCGCCCGTCCCCTCGGCGAACTCGTTACCGGGGTCGCCCGTGCGGTCGCGGACGGCCAGACCGAACTCGACCGGGCGTCGCTCTCGACGCGGCGGGACATCCGCCGGGCGGTCGAGGCGGGCGAACTGGAGACCCCCATCGAGACGCCCTGGTTCCGGTTCGCGGGCGTCGAGGCCGACATGAACGTCTCGCTGTCGATGCGCGGCCGCCCGGAACGGGACGCCAATGGCGAGGTCAGGGCGTACCGACCGACGCTCGTGGCGGCGCCCACCGATCCCGAGTTCACGACCCGCAACGACTACGACGTCGCGGCGTCGAGTCGCGTCCGCCTCGATATCGTTCCCGTCCCCGGTTCGGAGTGAGATGCCCGGCGACGACTTCCGGTTCACGACGGAACTGACCTCCCTCGACGTCTCGAAACTCGACCGTGCCGAGGCCCGCGAAGTGGAGGGGCTGTACCGAGCCAAGGAGTATCTCGTGGCGGAGCTTCGGGACCGGGTTATCGACGTGGAGAGCGACCGTGACCTGCTCCGGATGCGTCTCGACCGCAGCCAGGCGGAGCGCGATCGACTTCGATCGCGACTCGACGCGCTCGAATCCGACCGGGGCACCGTCGCGCCAGACCGGCTGGTCGCGTCGCTCGGCGACGCCCTCGCGAGCGCCCGCGACGACCTCTCGACCGTCGACTACGCCATCGGCCGGATCGAGGTCGACCTGAAGGCGAACGTCGTCGGCGGTTCGGACGGCCCGCAGTTCCAACTTCCCGACCTCGCCGAGTCGGTGGATCGCGAGGCGCTGAGCACGCTCCGGTTCGACTTCCGACCGGCCGTGGGGGACGCGCAGACGGCCACCTACGACCCGATCCCGGACGTGCGCGGCCGGTCGCTGGACGAGGCGCGCGAGGCGATCCGGCGGGCGGGCTTCGCCGTCGGCGACGTGACGACCGAACCCGGCGACGCCGACGACGTGGTGACCGACCAGTTCCCTTCGCCCCGCGCGGTCGCGGAACCGGGGGCGGCGGTCGATCTGACCGTCTCGGAGCGGCGTGCGGTCGACGTCCCCGCGGTGATCGGTCACGGCCTCGGCGACGCCACGGCGGCGCTCGACGCCGCCGGCCTCGCGGTCGGCGAGGTCGACGCCGAGACACGCGACGATCCGGCCGACGTGGTGATCGGCCAGTCGCCGCCCGCGGGCGAGTCGGTCCCGGCGGGGGCCGCCGTCGATCTGACCGTCTCCGCGGGGCCGGCGACCGAGGAGGACCACGCGAACGAGGACGGGAACGAGGACGAACGGCGGGCCGACGTCGACGCCGAGACGGGCGAGACCCACGACGTCGGCCTCCGGGACGTGGACGGCATCGGCCCGACATACGCCGACCGCCTGCGCGCGGTCGGCGTCGACGACCTTCCCTCCCTCCTCGCCAGCGATCCGGCCGAGGTGGCCGACGTGACCCGCGCCTCGCGGAGCCGCGTCGAGGGGTGGTTCGAGCAGGCAAAGCGCCTGCTGGAGGGGGCGTGAACGCCCACCTCGTCGCGTTCGACCCGTCGAGCGACGCGGCGTCGGTCCAGGGGGTCCTCGAACGCGTCGTCGCCGCGGGCGGCGAACTCGTCGTGGTCGCGGACCGCGGCGTGATCGTCCGCGCGCCCGACGCCGTCGCGGAGTCGCTCGCCGACGAGCCGCCGGTGGCTCACGTCGGCGGCGTGGCGCTGCCGGACCGGACGCCGATCCGGATCCGTCGGCCGCCGACGGAGTGAGACGACACCCACCGATACGCCTCCCGGCGTGGTCACCGTTCACACCCGCCACGTCCGCCGATTACGCCCCGCGAAAGTTTTAGGCGCGTGGTCGGCGTACGGCAGGTCGATGAAACGCGGCCCCGAACTGATCGTGACGGAGAAGGACAACGCCGCCCGCCGCATCGCGGACATCCTGAGCGGCGGCTCCGCGGAGGCCGAGCGGGTGAACGGCGTCAACGTCTACAAGTGGGGCGGCAAGCGCTGCATCGGCCTGTCGGGTCACGTCGTCGGCGTCGACTTCCCCCCTGAGTACAGCGACTGGCGCGACGTGGAGCCGGTCGAACTCGTGAGCGCGACGGTCGAAAAGCGGCCGACCCAGGAGAACATCGTCGCCGCACTCCGACGGCTGGCGCGAAACGCCTCCCGGGTTCAGATCGCGACCGACTACGACCGCGAGGGCGAACTCATCGGCAAGGAGGCCTACGAACTCGTCCGCGAGGTGAACGAGGAGGCGCCCGTCGACCGGGTGCGCTTCTCCTCGATCACCGACCGCGAGGTGACGGAGGCCTTCGCCGACCCGGACGACCTCGATTTCGACCTCGCGGCCGCCGGCGAGGCGCGTCAGATCGTCGACCTGATGTGGGGGGCGTCGCTCACGCGGTTTCTCTCCCTGTCGGCCCGGCAACTCGGCGACGACTTCATCTCCGTCGGTCGGGTACAGGGTCCGACGCTGAAACTGATCGTCGACCGCGAACGCGAGATCGACGCGTTCGACCCCGAGGACTACTGGGAGCTGTTTGCCGACCTCGCCGAGGACGACGAGTCGTTCGAGGCGCAGTACTTCTACCTCGACGACGACGGCAACGAGGCCGAACGCGTCTGGGACGAGGCGCAGGCCGACGCGGTCGACCGAACTCTCTCGGCGGCGTCGACGGCCACCGTCGACGAGGTCCGCCGACGCACCCGGACCGACGATCCTCCCGCCCCGTTCAACACGACGCAGTTCATCCGCGCCGCGGGCGGTGTCGGCTACTCGGCCCAGCGCGCGATGAGCATCGCCGAGGACCTCTACACGGCGGGGTACATTACCTATCCCCGGACCGACAACACGGTGTACCCCGAGGATCTCGATCCGCGGGAACTGCTGGAGGCGCTGTCGGCCGGCCGGCAGTTCGGCGACGACGCCGCCACCCTGCTCGACGCCGGCGACATCACGCCCACCGAGGGCGACGAGGAGACAACCGACCACCCGCCGATCCACCCGACCGACGAGCTTCCCTCCCCCTCGGATCTCTCCGAGGACGAATGGGAGGTGTACGAACTCGTCGTGCGACACTTCCTCGCCACCGTCGCCGACGCGGCGACCTGGGAGCATCTGCGCGTGGTCGCGAGCGTCGCCGGGGAGGACGAGGCGTGTTCTCTGAAGGCGAACGGCAAGCGTCTGGTCGACCCGGGCTATCACGCGGTCTACCCCTACCGCTCGGCGAGCGAGAACCACGTGCCGGACGTCGAGGAGGGCGAGGAACTCGCGGTGACGGCGACACGGCTGGAGGCCAAGCAGACCCAGCCCCCGCGACGGTACGGCCAGTCCCGCCTCATCGAGACGATGGAGAAGATGGGAATCGGGACGAAGGCGACGCGCCACGACGTGATCCAGAAGCTCTACGATCGGGGGTACATCGAGGGCGATCCGCCACGCCCCACCCGCCTGGCCCGCGGCGTCGTCGAGGCCTCCGAGGAGTTCGCGGACCTCATCGTCAGCGAAGAGATGACGGCGCAACTGGAGGCGGACATGCAGGCCATCGCCCGCGGCGAGGCGACGCTCTCCGAGGTGACCGACGAGTCCCGAGAGATCCTCGGACGCGTCTTCGACCGCCTCGAAGACTCACGGGAGGCGCTCGGCGATCACCTGCGCGAGTCGCTAAAAGCCGACAAGACCGTCGGCCCGTGTCCCGAATCGGATCACGACCTCGTGATCCGACGGAGCCACGACGGCTCGTACTTCGTCGGCTGTGACGGCTACCCCGACTGCGAGTACACCCTCCCGCTCCCCTCCACGGGCAAGCCGATCCTGCTCGATGACGCCTGCGGGGAACACGGCCTGCACGACGTGAAGATGCTCGCCGGCCGCAAGACGTTCGTCCACGGCTGCCCGCTCTGTGCGGCCGAAGCGGCGGAGGAGGAACCGGACCTGGTCGTCGGTCCCTGTCCCGACTGTGGCGACGACCACGGCGGTGAACTTGCGGTCAAGCGCCTCCGTTCGGGTGGTCGGTTGGTCGGATGTACGCGCTATCCCGCCTGCGACTACTCTCTCCCCATGCCCCGCCGGGGCGAGGTCGAACTCACCGACGACGTCTGTGCGGAACACGACCTCCCGGGACTCCGGATCACCTACGAGGAGTCGGAGCGAGAACCCTGGGAACTCGGCTGCCCGATCTGCAACTACCGGGAGTATCAGGCCCGGCAGGCGGGGACGGAACTGGAGGCCATCGACGGCATCGGCGAGAAGACGGCCGAGAAACTGAACGACGCGGGCATCGAGGACGTGGCCGGGCTGAAATCCGCCGAACCGGACGCGCTGGCAGACGAAATCGACGGCGTCGGCGAGGATACGGTCCGCAACTGGCAGGCCGACGCTGACTGAGCCGTCGGGAGTCGGACCCTTTTTATCGGATCCGCGGAGTAGACACCTGCAATGACCACGCCGTGGGACGAGTGGGACCACGTCCTCAAGGTCGACCCCGACAAGGACCTCGTCGCGGGCGAGACTTTCGAGGACGTCTGTGCCACCGGAACGGACGCCATCGAGATCGGTGGGACGACGGGCATGACCAAAGGGAAGATGGAGACGGTCGTCGACGCCTGCGCGAAGTACGGCGTGCCGCTCTACCAGGAGCCGTCGAACCCGGCCGTCGTCATCGACGACGACGCACTCGACGGCTACCTGATCCCGACGGTGTTCAACGCCGGCGACAGTTTCTGGGTCACCGGTGCCCACAAGGAGTGGGTCCGCATCGAGAACGGTCTCGACTGGAGTCGCACGCATACGGAGGCGTACATCGTCCTCAACCCGGATTCGTCGGTCGCGGAGTACACCGACGCCGACTGCGACCAGTCGCCCGACGACGTGGCCGCCTACGCCGCCGTCGCGGAGAAACTGTTCGGCCAGGATATCGTCTACGTCGAGTACTCGGGGACGTTCGGCGATCCCGAAATCGTCGACGCCGCGAGCGACGCCCTCGACGAGGCGACCCTCTTTTACGGTGGCGGCGTCGGCGACTACGACACCGCCCACGAGATGGGCCAGCATGCCGACGTGGTCGTCGTCGGTGACCTCCTCCACGACGAGGGCTGTGACGCCGTCCGCGAGACCGTCGAGGGCGTCAAAGACGCCCACGCCGACGACTGACCGCGCCCCGGGTTTTTACTCACCGCCCGCCGAACCGACGGCCGATGCAGATCACCGACGTACGGGTCGAGCGGATCGAGGTACCGCTGGAGCGACCGCTGGGCGTCTCGCGGGATCGATCGATGGACGTCCGCGGTGCTGCCTTCGTCGTCGTCGAGACGGACGCGGGGATCACGGGCCTCGGCGAGGGCGTCGGCCCGGAGTCGCACATCGTCGAGCACATCGTCGAGGAGAAGTACGCCCCGCGCCTGATCGGTGAGGACCCACTCGACATCGAGCGTCACTGGCAGGCGATGGTGACCGACGACGTGTACAAGGACCGCAAAGGACAGGGCCTCTCGGCCGCCAGCGGCGTCGACATCGCGCTCTGGGACGTCGCGGGCAAACACCACGGCGTCCCCGTCTACCGACTGCTCGGTGGCCCGGTCGACGGCGACTTGAAACCGTACGCGAGCGATCTGTTCTGGCAGGACGCCGAGACGATGGCCGAGCGAGCGGGGTCGTACGTCGACCGCGGGTTCGCGGGCGTGAAGACCCACCTCGGTCGCGGCATCGACGCCGACGAGGAGCGCGTGGCGGCGATGCGCGACGCCATCGGCGACGCCGCCCTGATGGTCGACATGAACTGCGGATACGACCGACCAGACGCGCGCCGGGTCGGCCGGATGCTCGCGGAGTACGACGTCTACTGGTACGAGGAGCCGCTGTCGCCGTACGACGTGGACGGACTGGCGGGCCTCCGGGACGAACTCTCGGTACCCATCGCCGCCGGCGAGAACGAGTACACGAAGTGGGGCTTTCACGACCTCTTCGCGGCCGACGCCGTCGACTACGCGATGCCCGACGTGATGCGCTGTGGCGGCATCACGGAGGCGACGAAGATCTGTACGCTCGCGGAGACGTACGGCACGGTCGTCACCCCCCACTGTTTCACCACTGGCGTCGGCCTCGCGGCGACCATGCACGTGATGGCGGCGTCGCCGGCCTGCGAGTGGCTGGAGTTCGATCCCACCGACTTCCCGGTGTACGGGTCGCTGTTCGAGACGCCGCCGGAACTCGACGACGGGCGGATCGCCTTGCCCGAGGACCCCGGCCTCGGTGTCTCCCTCGATGAGGACGTGATCGGGGCGTTCCGCGTGGAGTAAAACGGTCGCGTTTAAGGCGCGGGCACCGATACGGGTGGATATGGAACACCGAACCCACGCGGCCGACGTCGCCGCCGGCGAGACGGCAACGGTCGCCGGCTGGGTCCACGAGATTCGGGACCTCGGTGGCATCGCCTTCCTGATTCTCCGGGACAGAACCGGCAAGCTCCAGATCAAATTCGAGAAAGACGAGATGGACGACGGACTGGTCGAGACGGGTCTCGGCGTCCACCGCGAGAGCGTCGTCTCGGTTTCCGGTGCCGTCGAGGAGGAACCACGCGCGCCGACGGGCCTGGAGATGGTGCCCGACTCGGTCGAGGTGCTGGCTGAGGCGGACCCCGAACTCCCCCTCGATCCTTCGGGGAAGGTCGACGCCGAACTGCCGACGCGGCTGGACAACCGGACGCTCGACCTCCGCAAGCCCGAGGTGAAGGCCATCTTCGAGATCCGGAGCGAGATCCTGCGTTCGGTCCGGGAGTACTTCCGCTCGGTCGGTTCGACGGAGATCAACACGCCGAAGATAGTCGCCACCGGTACTGAGGGCGGCACCGAACTCTTCCCGATCACCTACTTCGGGAAGGAGGCGTTCATGAACCAGTCGCCACAGCTGTTCAAACAGTTGATGGTCGGCAGCGGTCTCGAACGCGTCTTCGAGATCGGCCCCATCTTCCGGGCCGAGGAGCACAACACGCCCCGGCACCTCAACGAGGCGACGATGATCGACTTCGAGTCGGCGTTCGTCGACCACCACGAGGCGATGGACGTCTGTGAGGGGACCCTCAAGGCGGCCTACGCGGGCGTCGCCGAGAACTGCGAGGCGGAACTGGACCTCCTCGGCTACGAGGACTTCGAGGCGCCGGACGAGGACTTCCCGCGACTCACCTACGAGGAGGCCATCGAGCGGGTCAACGCCACGGGCGAACTCGACGAGCAACTCGTCTGGGGCGACGACCTGTCAACCGAGGCCGAGAAGGCGCTCGGTTCGGACGTCGGCGGTCACTACTTCATCACCGACTGGCCCTCCGAGATCAAGCCGTTCTACATCCAGGACTACGACGACGACCCGCAGCTGTCGAAGGGGTTCGACCTGATGCATCCGCGGATGGAACTCGTCTCGGGGGGACAGCGCGAACACCGCTACGACGAACTCGTCGCCGGCTTCGAACAGCAGGGGCTCGATCCCGAGCAGTTCGACTACTACACCCGCATGTTCAAATACGGGATGCCGCCCCACGCCGGGTGGGCCTACGGCGTCGAACGCCTCGTGATGACGATGCTGGGGCTGGACAACATCCGCGAGGCGGTGTTGTTCCCGCGAGACAGGCAGCGTCTGAGCCCGTAGGGCGAAGACGATCCTGTCGAGCGGGTGCAGGGAACGAGCGGAGCGACGTGACCGTATACCGGGCGCCTCGACGGCCCCGTTCCGACAGGGCTTAACGACTCCCCGTCTACCGTCGGAGACATGAGCGAGCAGTCACGGGCCGACGGCGCGGCCGCGTTCGTCCCCGGTCACGTCACCGGCTTTTTCAGCCCTTCTCCCAACGACGACCCGGCGCGTGCCGGATCGCGGGGGGCCGGGCTGACCCTCTCGGACGGCGTCCGGGTGGCGGTGCGGCCGGTCGACGGCCACGGTGCCTCCCGGATCGCCCTCGACGGCGAGGGGCTCTCGATGGCGGCCGTCGAGACGGTGCTGGAGGGGTTGGGAGTGGCCGATCGGGCGCGGGTCGTCGCGGAGAGCGACCTTCCCCTCGGGACGGGCTTCGGCGTCTCGGGGGCGATGGCGCTCGGGACGGCGCTCGCGGCGAACAGGGCCTTCGACCGGGAGCGGTCGGCGAACGCGCTCGTGACCCTCGCCCACCGGGCCGAGGTGGTCGCGGGGACGGGGCTCGGCGACGTGGTCGCCCAGGCCCGCGGCGGGGTACCGATCCGCCTCGCCCCCGGTGCGCCGGTACACGGGCGGCTGGACGCCGTGCCGGACCGGGCACGCGTCGAGTATCTCTCCCTCGGCGACCTCTCGACGACGGACGTTCTCGCCGGCGATACCGACCGACTGGCCGTCGCCGGCGAGGACGCCCTGTCGCGACTGCTCGACCGGCCGACGCTCCCGACGCTGCTTTCCGAATCCCGCCGTTTCGCCGGCGAGACGGGGCTGGTGACCGACCGGCTCGCGGACGTGCTCGCCGCCGTCGACGACGCCGGCGGCCGTGCCTCGATGGCGATGCTCGGGGAGACGGTGTTCGCGCTCGGATCGGGACTCACGGACGCCGGCTACGACGTGTCGGCCTGTCGGATCTGTGACGCCGGCGCCCACCTCGTGGCCCGTGACTGACCGGGGCGTTTTTATCCGGGCCAGCGCATCGGTCGCGCATGGGCGAGGTCGAGATTCCCGAGGACCACCCCCGTCACGACTCGCTGGTGACCCGTCACCGGATCGAGGCGGGCGTCGAGAAGGGCATCACCAGCAGACAGGGACTCATCGCACAGGGTCGCGGGG
This window encodes:
- a CDS encoding type IV pilin; amino-acid sequence: MDRRGISPLVGAVLVVVLTLLLASMFAAAAVGMADFGTERELVADLTGGSTVEDTEDAYRSELVWARDDEANEVTSHVVNYSIAPGSDAAGNSLNSLVIEYPDGSADVASVDERAEIEMVGIDGDRDGSVEVDATADVECCPPGDGVIVSDGGNTLTIELSGNHDLEGGDALIVEYEAVENPDAGDDSVTVGVNGEVSDSGTLTIVDG
- the gatB gene encoding Asp-tRNA(Asn)/Glu-tRNA(Gln) amidotransferase subunit GatB, which gives rise to MTAQALQQRDLAVVIGLEVHVQLETDTKIFCGCSTEPADDEEPNTRTCPVCLGLPGALPVLNEAAVEAAVKVGKALDADIAAETRFHRKNYYYPDLPKNFQITQYDAPICADGTLSVSVEGDRREIGIGRAHLEEDPGSLQHEGGNIETADYTLVDYNRAGTPLMEIVTDPDFRGPGEVRAFLAKLEEVLEYLGVFDASRDGSLRIDANISLVPEDEMDDGDADEATLAAANRTEVKNISSHKGAEQALAYEVTRQKNAIERGREVEQETRHWDESRGITVSMRSKEEEKDYRYFREADLPPLQVADWTERIPIPELPDARRERFREAYGLDAESASKLTSTKEVADFFEDVADRFDADLAATWVADDLLGELNYRDMRMTDVEGRLDEFARLIELVDADEITEKNAREVVLRTMLDEGLDPDAVVDREGLGKAGDDAVATAVAEAIEENPEAVEDYHAGEGGALNFLVGQVMSKTGGSADPGTVNGLLRDRLDD
- a CDS encoding PASTA domain-containing protein; this translates as MPGDDFRFTTELTSLDVSKLDRAEAREVEGLYRAKEYLVAELRDRVIDVESDRDLLRMRLDRSQAERDRLRSRLDALESDRGTVAPDRLVASLGDALASARDDLSTVDYAIGRIEVDLKANVVGGSDGPQFQLPDLAESVDREALSTLRFDFRPAVGDAQTATYDPIPDVRGRSLDEAREAIRRAGFAVGDVTTEPGDADDVVTDQFPSPRAVAEPGAAVDLTVSERRAVDVPAVIGHGLGDATAALDAAGLAVGEVDAETRDDPADVVIGQSPPAGESVPAGAAVDLTVSAGPATEEDHANEDGNEDERRADVDAETGETHDVGLRDVDGIGPTYADRLRAVGVDDLPSLLASDPAEVADVTRASRSRVEGWFEQAKRLLEGA
- a CDS encoding DNA topoisomerase I; translation: MKRGPELIVTEKDNAARRIADILSGGSAEAERVNGVNVYKWGGKRCIGLSGHVVGVDFPPEYSDWRDVEPVELVSATVEKRPTQENIVAALRRLARNASRVQIATDYDREGELIGKEAYELVREVNEEAPVDRVRFSSITDREVTEAFADPDDLDFDLAAAGEARQIVDLMWGASLTRFLSLSARQLGDDFISVGRVQGPTLKLIVDREREIDAFDPEDYWELFADLAEDDESFEAQYFYLDDDGNEAERVWDEAQADAVDRTLSAASTATVDEVRRRTRTDDPPAPFNTTQFIRAAGGVGYSAQRAMSIAEDLYTAGYITYPRTDNTVYPEDLDPRELLEALSAGRQFGDDAATLLDAGDITPTEGDEETTDHPPIHPTDELPSPSDLSEDEWEVYELVVRHFLATVADAATWEHLRVVASVAGEDEACSLKANGKRLVDPGYHAVYPYRSASENHVPDVEEGEELAVTATRLEAKQTQPPRRYGQSRLIETMEKMGIGTKATRHDVIQKLYDRGYIEGDPPRPTRLARGVVEASEEFADLIVSEEMTAQLEADMQAIARGEATLSEVTDESREILGRVFDRLEDSREALGDHLRESLKADKTVGPCPESDHDLVIRRSHDGSYFVGCDGYPDCEYTLPLPSTGKPILLDDACGEHGLHDVKMLAGRKTFVHGCPLCAAEAAEEEPDLVVGPCPDCGDDHGGELAVKRLRSGGRLVGCTRYPACDYSLPMPRRGEVELTDDVCAEHDLPGLRITYEESEREPWELGCPICNYREYQARQAGTELEAIDGIGEKTAEKLNDAGIEDVAGLKSAEPDALADEIDGVGEDTVRNWQADAD
- a CDS encoding phosphoglycerol geranylgeranyltransferase; translation: MTTPWDEWDHVLKVDPDKDLVAGETFEDVCATGTDAIEIGGTTGMTKGKMETVVDACAKYGVPLYQEPSNPAVVIDDDALDGYLIPTVFNAGDSFWVTGAHKEWVRIENGLDWSRTHTEAYIVLNPDSSVAEYTDADCDQSPDDVAAYAAVAEKLFGQDIVYVEYSGTFGDPEIVDAASDALDEATLFYGGGVGDYDTAHEMGQHADVVVVGDLLHDEGCDAVRETVEGVKDAHADD
- a CDS encoding mandelate racemase/muconate lactonizing enzyme family protein, whose amino-acid sequence is MQITDVRVERIEVPLERPLGVSRDRSMDVRGAAFVVVETDAGITGLGEGVGPESHIVEHIVEEKYAPRLIGEDPLDIERHWQAMVTDDVYKDRKGQGLSAASGVDIALWDVAGKHHGVPVYRLLGGPVDGDLKPYASDLFWQDAETMAERAGSYVDRGFAGVKTHLGRGIDADEERVAAMRDAIGDAALMVDMNCGYDRPDARRVGRMLAEYDVYWYEEPLSPYDVDGLAGLRDELSVPIAAGENEYTKWGFHDLFAADAVDYAMPDVMRCGGITEATKICTLAETYGTVVTPHCFTTGVGLAATMHVMAASPACEWLEFDPTDFPVYGSLFETPPELDDGRIALPEDPGLGVSLDEDVIGAFRVE
- the aspS gene encoding aspartate--tRNA(Asn) ligase, yielding MEHRTHAADVAAGETATVAGWVHEIRDLGGIAFLILRDRTGKLQIKFEKDEMDDGLVETGLGVHRESVVSVSGAVEEEPRAPTGLEMVPDSVEVLAEADPELPLDPSGKVDAELPTRLDNRTLDLRKPEVKAIFEIRSEILRSVREYFRSVGSTEINTPKIVATGTEGGTELFPITYFGKEAFMNQSPQLFKQLMVGSGLERVFEIGPIFRAEEHNTPRHLNEATMIDFESAFVDHHEAMDVCEGTLKAAYAGVAENCEAELDLLGYEDFEAPDEDFPRLTYEEAIERVNATGELDEQLVWGDDLSTEAEKALGSDVGGHYFITDWPSEIKPFYIQDYDDDPQLSKGFDLMHPRMELVSGGQREHRYDELVAGFEQQGLDPEQFDYYTRMFKYGMPPHAGWAYGVERLVMTMLGLDNIREAVLFPRDRQRLSP
- a CDS encoding pantoate kinase: MSEQSRADGAAAFVPGHVTGFFSPSPNDDPARAGSRGAGLTLSDGVRVAVRPVDGHGASRIALDGEGLSMAAVETVLEGLGVADRARVVAESDLPLGTGFGVSGAMALGTALAANRAFDRERSANALVTLAHRAEVVAGTGLGDVVAQARGGVPIRLAPGAPVHGRLDAVPDRARVEYLSLGDLSTTDVLAGDTDRLAVAGEDALSRLLDRPTLPTLLSESRRFAGETGLVTDRLADVLAAVDDAGGRASMAMLGETVFALGSGLTDAGYDVSACRICDAGAHLVARD